In Deltaproteobacteria bacterium, one genomic interval encodes:
- a CDS encoding ABC transporter substrate-binding protein, translated as MKQKQLFSIKLFPGICFVTFLALTSILGWTIPAGAADEKPIKIGVVTFLSGGAAGPFGVPARNGAEVLTEALNMGGKVPTPYATKGFGGAPIELVFIDEAGGVTKQVTEYRNLVQRQNVDLVIGYISSGDAIAIPPVAEELKKLTIIFDAGTPRIFEDGSYKYVFRTGAHATMDNVAAAYYVTENKKIKKIAGINQNYAWGQDSWNDFEAAMKALNPGVQVAVSQMPKLFAGQYGAEISSLLSSGAEVVHSSFWGGDLEAFVLQAAPRGLFKKSTVVLTAGETAMFRLANQIPAGTVIGGRGPHGVFAPDNELNRWFRKAYQERYALFPTYPAYKMVQAILGVKAAYEKAMAAAGGKAPNQDQIIAALENLTYETPSGKVEMALGKGHQAIQGTAYGTVKHVKGQLTIANIKHYPAAKVNPPEGVKSEDWIKSGFKKTK; from the coding sequence ATGAAGCAGAAGCAATTGTTTTCTATTAAACTATTTCCTGGGATCTGTTTTGTAACTTTCTTGGCCCTTACCTCTATTTTAGGATGGACCATCCCGGCCGGTGCTGCCGACGAAAAACCGATTAAAATCGGTGTCGTCACCTTCCTTTCCGGCGGGGCCGCCGGACCTTTCGGGGTGCCGGCCCGTAACGGGGCCGAAGTGTTGACGGAAGCCCTCAATATGGGCGGTAAGGTGCCTACCCCTTATGCTACCAAGGGATTTGGGGGGGCTCCGATAGAACTGGTTTTTATCGATGAGGCCGGGGGCGTCACCAAGCAGGTGACCGAATACCGGAATCTGGTCCAGCGCCAGAACGTCGACCTGGTCATCGGCTACATTTCCAGCGGGGATGCCATTGCCATCCCGCCGGTGGCCGAGGAACTTAAAAAACTAACCATCATTTTTGATGCCGGTACACCTCGGATCTTTGAAGACGGGAGCTACAAATATGTCTTCCGAACCGGGGCCCACGCCACCATGGATAATGTGGCCGCCGCCTATTATGTAACTGAAAACAAAAAAATAAAAAAGATCGCCGGAATCAATCAGAATTACGCCTGGGGCCAGGATTCCTGGAATGACTTCGAGGCGGCCATGAAGGCCTTGAATCCCGGCGTTCAGGTGGCCGTCTCCCAGATGCCCAAACTCTTCGCCGGCCAGTACGGCGCTGAAATCTCCTCTTTACTTTCCAGCGGTGCCGAAGTGGTCCATTCCAGCTTCTGGGGCGGGGATCTGGAGGCCTTTGTCCTGCAAGCGGCCCCACGGGGATTATTTAAAAAGAGCACCGTGGTCCTGACCGCCGGGGAAACGGCTATGTTTCGCCTGGCCAATCAGATCCCGGCCGGGACGGTGATCGGAGGTCGAGGACCTCATGGGGTATTTGCCCCGGATAATGAACTCAATCGTTGGTTCCGCAAAGCCTATCAGGAACGCTACGCCCTCTTCCCCACTTATCCGGCCTATAAGATGGTCCAGGCCATCCTGGGGGTCAAGGCCGCTTATGAAAAGGCCATGGCTGCGGCCGGCGGCAAGGCTCCTAACCAGGACCAGATTATCGCCGCCTTGGAAAACCTGACTTATGAGACGCCGAGCGGGAAAGTGGAAATGGCCCTGGGCAAAGGTCATCAGGCCATCCAGGGGACTGCTTATGGTACCGTCAAGCACGTCAAAGGACAATTGACCATCGCCAACATCAAGCACTACCCGGCTGCCAAGGTCAATCCCCCCGAGGGGGTCAAGAGTGAAGACTGGATCAAGTCCGGGTTTAAAAAGACCAAGTAG
- a CDS encoding branched-chain amino acid ABC transporter permease, whose translation MSDLLTVLVDGILYSSWLFIIAVGLTLIYGVMKILNMAHGSLYALGAYAAASLAGYWLNHGYAPLGSYGMLALAAVIVGLVMGPLIERGLLRFMYGKDEILLLIVTFALFLILEDVIKLIWGVDPFFISEPYGLLGSLDFAGLSYPAYNLIMIGVSLASGIGLLWILQYTRQGKLLLAVIHDREVSLAMGINVNRFYLITFTAGAMLAAIGGAFTAPTVSVVPGMGVEVIVLAFAVVVIGGLGSLQGAALGALIVGLVRSTAVHYLPEIELFSIYLVMALVLLLKPQGLYSAMEARKI comes from the coding sequence ATGAGCGATCTGCTGACTGTCCTGGTGGACGGGATACTGTATTCTTCCTGGTTGTTTATCATCGCCGTGGGTCTCACCCTTATTTACGGCGTCATGAAGATCCTCAACATGGCCCATGGCAGCCTTTATGCATTAGGGGCTTACGCCGCCGCATCCCTGGCCGGCTATTGGCTGAACCATGGCTACGCCCCATTGGGCAGCTACGGCATGCTGGCCCTGGCTGCGGTCATTGTCGGGTTGGTGATGGGGCCGCTGATCGAGCGGGGGCTTTTACGTTTTATGTACGGGAAAGATGAAATCCTCCTTTTGATCGTGACCTTCGCCCTGTTCCTGATCCTGGAAGATGTGATCAAACTGATCTGGGGGGTTGACCCCTTTTTCATCTCCGAGCCCTATGGACTCCTGGGCAGCCTCGATTTTGCCGGTTTAAGCTACCCGGCCTATAACCTCATCATGATCGGTGTCTCCCTGGCCTCGGGAATCGGCCTGCTGTGGATCCTCCAGTACACCAGACAGGGCAAGCTACTCCTGGCCGTGATTCATGACCGGGAGGTCAGTCTGGCCATGGGCATCAATGTGAATCGCTTTTACTTGATCACCTTTACCGCCGGGGCCATGCTGGCGGCCATCGGCGGGGCCTTTACGGCCCCGACGGTCTCGGTGGTGCCCGGTATGGGCGTCGAGGTGATCGTCCTGGCCTTTGCCGTGGTAGTGATCGGCGGACTGGGGAGTCTTCAAGGGGCCGCCCTGGGGGCCTTGATCGTCGGGCTGGTACGATCGACGGCTGTCCATTACCTGCCGGAAATCGAGCTGTTCAGCATCTATCTGGTTATGGCCCTGGTCCTTCTTTTAAAACCTCAAGGATTATACAGTGCCATGGAGGCCCGTAAGATATGA
- a CDS encoding branched-chain amino acid ABC transporter permease: protein MKRMDYTFRILTGALAALLVIGPFLPQWMLFQVTVSFGKGLVVLGLLLLLRTGLVSFGQGLYYCLGAYTAGSLGLSLGLTDAVLSLLCGAAVAGFIAFILGFLLANYRGIFFAMLSLAFSMILYGLLVKTAFLGSTDGFNVGVPTLFGFMFSGRWVRYAVYALACLTVFLAALIMNRYLKTSLGRLSPAIKDNEIRVEYMGASVRRAIHIKYVIAAILAGAGGALTAITIGHIDPEMAYWTTSGEFVFITILGGTGNVLAPFLGSLIFESIRSFAYEYSPNTWQMVLGAALLLVIIFLPAGLWSVFQARQRRV from the coding sequence ATGAAGCGCATGGATTATACTTTTCGGATATTGACAGGGGCCTTGGCGGCCTTGCTGGTCATCGGTCCTTTCCTGCCCCAATGGATGCTATTCCAGGTAACCGTTTCCTTCGGCAAAGGGCTGGTCGTTTTAGGCTTGTTGTTGTTGCTGCGCACCGGCCTGGTATCCTTCGGTCAGGGACTCTATTATTGTCTGGGGGCCTACACGGCGGGAAGCCTGGGGTTATCCCTGGGTTTGACCGATGCGGTTTTGTCGCTCCTTTGCGGGGCGGCGGTAGCCGGTTTTATCGCCTTCATCCTGGGTTTTCTCCTGGCCAACTACCGGGGTATATTCTTCGCCATGTTAAGTCTGGCTTTTTCGATGATCCTTTACGGCTTATTAGTCAAAACCGCCTTCCTGGGGAGTACGGACGGCTTCAATGTCGGGGTCCCCACCCTCTTCGGATTCATGTTTTCCGGCCGCTGGGTGCGCTATGCCGTTTATGCCCTGGCCTGCCTGACTGTCTTTCTGGCGGCCCTAATCATGAACCGTTATCTGAAGACGTCTTTAGGACGCCTGTCTCCGGCCATTAAAGACAACGAAATCCGGGTGGAATACATGGGGGCCTCGGTACGTCGGGCCATCCATATCAAATATGTGATTGCCGCTATCCTGGCCGGAGCAGGAGGGGCCTTGACGGCCATTACCATAGGCCATATCGATCCGGAAATGGCTTACTGGACGACCTCCGGGGAATTTGTCTTCATCACCATCCTGGGCGGCACCGGCAATGTCCTGGCCCCCTTCCTCGGATCCCTGATTTTTGAATCGATCCGCAGCTTCGCCTACGAGTATTCGCCCAATACCTGGCAGATGGTTCTGGGCGCGGCCCTGCTGTTGGTCATCATCTTCCTGCCCGCCGGGTTATGGTCTGTTTTTCAAGCCCGTCAAAGGAGAGTCTGA
- a CDS encoding ABC transporter ATP-binding protein encodes MEALPILEAQGLRKSFGAVTAAWDISAAIRKDTVVGLIGANGAGKTTFINMITGYLKPSSGTIHFQGRDITPLPPREITRLGVCRSFQIPQLYDSLSVEDNILVGLGIVSRMSKKSLFSRAPRHIPGHQGSAPEVAESIMERFSLIDYRDKPAHVLPGGIRKLLDIAMSMVGKPQIMMLDEPTSGINADQKFDMMDMIMEALRVEGVTVLFVEHDMDIVSRYSDRILAFYEGRVIADGGPEAVLSDSQVRQYVIGGDGKKKAGGGPGNAQN; translated from the coding sequence ATGGAAGCCCTGCCGATTCTGGAAGCTCAAGGACTGCGCAAAAGTTTTGGGGCCGTCACAGCGGCCTGGGATATTTCCGCTGCCATCCGGAAGGATACCGTGGTCGGTCTGATCGGGGCCAACGGCGCCGGCAAGACCACTTTCATCAACATGATTACCGGATACTTAAAACCCAGCTCGGGGACGATTCACTTTCAAGGCCGTGACATTACCCCCCTCCCGCCGAGAGAGATTACCCGGCTGGGGGTCTGCCGGTCCTTTCAAATCCCCCAGCTCTATGATTCCCTTTCCGTGGAAGACAATATCCTGGTCGGTCTGGGTATTGTTTCCCGGATGAGCAAAAAATCTTTGTTTTCCCGGGCTCCCCGACATATTCCGGGTCATCAGGGCAGCGCCCCGGAGGTGGCCGAATCGATTATGGAACGCTTCAGTCTGATCGATTACCGGGACAAACCGGCCCATGTCCTGCCGGGAGGGATCCGTAAGCTTTTGGATATCGCTATGTCCATGGTGGGAAAACCGCAAATCATGATGCTCGATGAACCGACCAGCGGAATCAACGCCGACCAGAAATTCGATATGATGGATATGATCATGGAGGCCTTACGGGTCGAAGGGGTTACCGTTCTTTTTGTGGAACACGACATGGATATCGTCAGCCGCTATTCCGACCGCATCCTGGCCTTCTACGAAGGACGGGTGATCGCCGATGGGGGGCCGGAGGCTGTACTGTCCGACAGCCAGGTGCGTCAATATGTGATCGGGGGGGATGGTAAAAAGAAGGCAGGAGGGGGGCCCGGAAATGCTCAAAATTAA
- a CDS encoding ATP-binding cassette domain-containing protein — protein sequence MLKIKDLNVSIQSVRILRGVDLELPTGAVAGLIGRNGAGKTTLMRSIMGLLPSSSGLVEFDGHQLRELPAYGRTRLGIGYMPEERRLIPELTVEENILLPAWAIGTNEGPKRLEKIYQMIPEVKTFAKRKAMELSGGQQKLVALGRALMCGHNLLLLDEPFEGVAPALSQRLVEVVGELIKEGLSVILSESNLQHSTDMLDRVFRIDRGVVVQEE from the coding sequence ATGCTCAAAATTAAAGATCTGAATGTTTCCATCCAGTCGGTCAGGATCTTGCGGGGTGTTGATCTGGAGCTGCCTACCGGGGCCGTAGCCGGACTGATCGGCCGTAACGGGGCCGGTAAAACGACCCTGATGCGCAGCATCATGGGACTACTCCCTTCCAGCAGCGGTCTGGTCGAGTTTGACGGCCATCAGTTAAGAGAACTGCCGGCCTATGGCCGGACCCGTCTTGGAATCGGGTACATGCCGGAGGAACGGCGTCTTATTCCGGAATTGACCGTAGAGGAGAATATCCTCCTGCCCGCCTGGGCCATCGGCACAAACGAAGGACCAAAGCGCCTGGAGAAGATCTATCAGATGATCCCGGAAGTAAAGACCTTTGCCAAAAGGAAGGCCATGGAACTGTCCGGGGGGCAGCAGAAACTGGTAGCCCTCGGCCGGGCCTTGATGTGCGGCCACAATCTTCTGCTGCTCGATGAACCTTTTGAAGGGGTGGCCCCGGCCTTGTCCCAACGCCTGGTGGAGGTGGTGGGAGAATTAATCAAAGAAGGGCTTTCGGTTATCCTTTCTGAATCCAACCTGCAGCATTCCACGGATATGCTGGACCGGGTCTTCCGGATAGACCGGGGGGTGGTGGTTCAGGAGGAGTAG